One segment of Anser cygnoides isolate HZ-2024a breed goose chromosome 37, Taihu_goose_T2T_genome, whole genome shotgun sequence DNA contains the following:
- the LOC136788453 gene encoding olfactory receptor 14A16-like → MSNSSFPTEFLLLPFAHTCEVQLLHFGLFLGIYLAALLGNGLILTAVACNHRLHTPMYFFLLNLALLDLGTITTTVPKAMANSLWDTRAISFIGCATQVFMFVTFVTAEFFSLLTIMDYDRYVAICKPLHYGTIMTSRTCVNMTTATWGSTFLYAVLHTANTFSLPLCQGNALDQFFCEIPQILKLSCSDAYIKEARLIVVSACLLFGCFVFLVLSYVQIFRAVLRISSMQGRHKAFSTCLPHLAVVSLFISTAIFSYLKPPSMSSSSLNLLLAVLYSVVTPAVNPLIYSMRNRELKDAVWKLTNGCFSEGIICPS, encoded by the coding sequence atgtccaacagcagcttccccactgagttcctcctcctgccattcgcacACACATGCGaggtgcagctcctgcacttcgggctcttcctgggcatctacctggctgccctcctgggcaacggcctcatccttACAGCCGTAGCCTGcaaccaccgcctccacacacccatgtacttcttcctcctcaacctcgccctcctcgacctgggcacTATTACCaccactgtccccaaagccatggccaattcgctctgggacaccagggccatttccttcATTGGCTGTGCTACCCAGGTCTTTATGTTTGTCACATTTGTCACAGcagagtttttttctcttctcaccatcatggaCTATGACCgctatgttgccatctgcaaaccccTGCACTATGGGACAATAATGACCAGCAGAACTTGTGTCAACATGACAACAGCTACCTGGGGCAGTACTTTTCTctatgctgtgctgcacactgccaataccttttcccttcccctctgccaaggcaatgccctggaccagttcttctgtgaaattccccagatcctcaagctctcctgctcagacgcCTACATCAAAGAGGCTAGGCTTATTGTGGTTAGTGCCTGTTTACTATTTGggtgctttgttttccttgtgctgtcctatgtgcagatcttcagggctgtgctgaggatctCCTCGAtgcagggccggcacaaagccttttccacatgcctccctcacctggctgtggtctccctgtttatcagcaCTGCCATATtttcctacctgaagcccccctccatgtCCTCCTCATCCCTGAATCTTTtgctggcagttctgtactcggtggtgactccagcagtgaacccccttatctacagcatgaggaaccgGGAGTTGAAAGATGCGGTGTGGAAACTGACGAATGGATGTTTTTCAGAAGGAATAATATGCCcgtcttag